A genomic window from Blattabacterium cuenoti includes:
- a CDS encoding anthranilate synthase component II — protein sequence MNKILILDNYDSFTYNLVHIVKKLTKNTIQVYRNNVIKLSDIEKYNKIILSPGPGIPDEAHILKPLVKKYASTKSILGVCLGQQAIGEVFGATLLNTKNVYHGIASLIKIVDSKESIFKKIPKKIQVGRYHSWIISPNHFPKNLKITAIGEKGEIMALRHKFYDVRGVQFHPESILTPYGEKIIENWLKI from the coding sequence ATGAATAAAATATTAATATTAGATAATTATGATTCTTTCACATATAATCTTGTTCATATTGTAAAAAAATTAACTAAAAATACTATACAAGTTTATAGAAATAATGTAATTAAACTTTCTGATATTGAAAAATATAATAAAATTATTCTTTCTCCAGGACCTGGAATTCCTGATGAAGCTCATATTTTAAAACCTTTAGTAAAAAAATATGCATCTACTAAAAGTATTTTAGGAGTTTGTTTAGGTCAACAAGCTATAGGGGAAGTCTTTGGTGCTACTCTTTTAAATACTAAAAATGTATATCATGGAATAGCTAGTTTAATAAAAATTGTAGATTCAAAAGAATCAATTTTTAAAAAAATACCAAAAAAAATACAAGTTGGACGTTATCATTCCTGGATTATATCTCCCAATCATTTTCCTAAAAATTTAAAAATTACGGCCATTGGAGAAAAAGGAGAAATTATGGCATTACGTCATAAATTTTATGATGTACGTGGAGTACAATTTCATCCAGAATCTATTTTAACTCCATATGGAGAAAAAATTATAGAAAATTGGTTGAAAATATAA